A segment of the Candidatus Sumerlaea chitinivorans genome:
CGTCGTCATGCCTTGGAGCCTATCCTGAGTAATACAGAAATCGTGATCAGTCATCTTGATGTGGATCTCGGTCCGCTCGGGGCTGCAGGGGCGGTGTTCCATCGCATATTTGAGACCTCCCACATCACCATGGACCACGTCCTGTGATGGAACCCAGAAGGGCCTCTGAGTGCAGGCCCGCGAGCCGCTTGCGGCAGTGTCTCATCTCAGGGCGAGCATGCTCTTGCGGTCCGAAAAGCATTTGACTTTGGGGGGAACAAACAGCGTTCATCAGTTTAGTACAAATGGTGAACATCTCCACGGCGATGTGTGGAGCCGATACGAGTAAATCGGCATCGCAAATGGTGCGCGCGATCACACGATTTTGAGAGCAAGTTCTCTGCCGAGGAGGTCTGCGACGAGTCTCAGTATGCCAGTAGCAGCGGACTCTGGCGCAGGCGAACGCGCGCCCGAAGACTAAATAAGGAATTCCATTTCCCGCATGAAAAGAGTCCTGATCAATGTCGAGGATCGGGAGTTGCGAGTCGCCATTTTGGAGGACGATCAGCTCACCGAGTTTTATATCGAATCACTTGAAGACAAGACGATCCTGAACAACATCTACAAAGGACGTGTCGAAGGCGTCCTGCCGGGGCTGAGTGCTGCCTTCGTGAACATCGGGCTCGAGCGGAATGCCTTCCTGCATTTCGATGACGTCCGGCCCGACTTGCGGCTTCAACTGTGGACCGAAAAACAGGGTGAAGCCGCGGCTGCGACCGAAGAGGCGGCGCCCAGTGAGTACCAACCGACCGAGGAGGAACTTGCGGTCGTTGCGACGACCACAGCCACTCCTTCGGAGGTGCCCACGGAGGTTGCGGTGAAAGAGCCCCAAATGGAGACGCGAAAGTCGCGTCGCCGTCGCCGCGGGCGGCGCGGTGGCAAAAAGCGCTTTGCGGGCACTCAGCAACCTCAACCCTCCAACCACGCTGCCTCAACCTCCACCGGAGGCGCCTCGTTTCCTCCGGCGGCATCTGCGCCCGAGCAAGCCACGCAACCACCTATTCAGCAGGGAGCGATCCCGAGCGCAGAAGTTCAACAAGCCGAACCTCCCAGCAACGTCGCGCCTTCAACATCCCGCGAGCAGCGGCGTCGACAACGAAAGAAGAATCGTCGCGCCCAGCCCAACCAGCAGCGGCAGCAACACCCACACCCGCCTCGTTCGCAATGGACCCCGCCGCGGCCGGGTGCGGACGTGATCCCGGGGACGCGTGCTGCAACGAATCCTTACGACGTATTCACGCCCTTTGCGAAGCCTAAAAAACAGAATAATCAGAAATCCCGGCGAAAAGGTGAGCGTCAAAAAACATCGCAGTCGGGAACAGCCACCAGTTACATCTTTACTCCAACGACCTTGCCGCCAGACGTTGCTCTCGACAAAGACTCGCAAGAGGATTTCTTCGGACCGAAGAAGTCCGACGAGGGATGGACAGGGTCAGATCCTCACTCTGCAGCAGGTCACGAAAACGCAGGGGGAGGTTCGGAGGCAAACAAGCGAACCCGTCGCTCGTCAGGGCGACGTCGCGTTGTGAAGCGACGAGGGCCAGCCGAATACGCCGTGCGCCGCAAGAAAAGCTCAGAGCCAGAACCCACGGAAGGAGCGTCCGCTGCAAAAAAGCGGACCTCTTCCAAGCGCACCTCGTCCACTAAAAGTCGTGCAACTGAGTCGAGCACTCGGGGTAAGACCAGCAAAACGCAACGGAAGAAGGCGGCCACTCAAACGCAGACATCAAAAGCCGACGAAGCGCCCAAGCGTTCGCGCAGCGCTCGAAAAACAAAATCTGAGAAGAGTCAGGCCGAGCCCATCGCTGGGGAGGCTCCAGTCGCAGGTACGCTCGGCGGCCTTCCGACGGACACGAAAGAACAAGTTTCACCAGTCGCTGAGCTCGCGGCGTTGGAACTCGCGCAATCGGAAGTAGAACAGCCAGCTCCGAAACGTTCCACGCGTTCGCGAAAAAAGGTGAAGCAGCAAGCACCCGCGTCGGCGCCCACCCGGCCAGAGGTTCCCTCAAGCCCTGCCGGAGAGCAAAAGCCTCCAACCGAAGAGGTTCGGGAGACTGCGACGACTGAGGAAAAGCCACGACGGCGAAGCACGCGTGGGACGCGACAGCGACGCAAAGCCGAGGCCGGTGTGGCCGAAACTGCTCCTACAGCAGTTCCTCAGGAAGAGGTTGCCTTGTCTCAGCCCGAAGCGCCTCCCGCCCTTGAGCCCAGAACCCATGAGGTACAGGCACCCGAGGTTGGTGCAGCGGGAAAAGCCACGGCTGTCCCAAGCGCCACGGGCCAAGACGAAACGGAGACGCTTGGAGAAGGACCTGTTGTCGCGGAAACGGTCACAGAGCTGCTGTCGCCTGTTGCCGTTAGAGAAACGCCCGAAGCAGTTGCAGACCAACTGCCAACGGAGAGCGTAGCGCCCCCAGAGAAAAAGCAAACGCGCACTGGCCGATCCCGTCGCGAGCAAGCGCGCCGGCGGCGGGAACGAGCGCGTGCCAAGACCCAAGAGGCTGTGGCTCCGCCATCCGAGACAACCGGTGAAATTCCCGAAGCTTCCCAGCAGGAGAGGGTGCTGGAAACGCAGGCCCCCTTGCAAGTTTCCATCCCCGAGTTGTTGGTCGAAGCACCCGAGCTCGAAGTGGCAGCAGCCTCCGCAGTGGAACAAGAAGCTGAAGAAGTTGCTGAGGTTGTGCCCGAGTGGATTGCTGAGGAAAGAGTCTCGGAAGCGGAACTCGCTGCGCCATCTGCCTCAACGGCCGTAGTTGAGCCACTTCAGCCAGCAGCTGTACCTCCTGCCCGTGTGCATCCTCGGCGGATTCCGAGCGTCCCAGAGGCCTTGCATAAAGGCGACGAGATTATGGTGCAGGTCATCAAGGAGGAAATCGGCCTCAAGGGAGCACGGATCTCGACTTATCTTTCGCTTCCGGGGCGTTATCTCGTGTTGTTGCCATACGCGCGGGAGGAGGGGGGAGTCTCGCGCCGTGTGGAAAGCGTGGAAGAGCGAAAGCGCCTGAAGCGCCTGCTCCGTCAGATTCGAGAGGAGCGCGGGCTCAAAGACATTGGTTTCATTGTTCGAACGGCGGGAGTGGATCGGGGGGAAGCAGAGATTCGCAAAGATGTGGATTTCCTGCTCAACGAGTGGCGTAAGGTCCAAGAACGCGAAGCTACGTCGCGTGCCCCCGCCCTGCTCTACGACGATAGCGATATTCTTTATCGGCTCTGTCGCGATGTGTTTGATGAGAGCATTTCTGAGATTCTCATTGATTCGCGCACAGAGGCCGAAAACCTGCGCGCAATCCTTACCAATATGATCCCGGAACTCGTGGACCGCGTCAAAGTCTACGAAGGGGTCGAGAACATTTTTTCACACTTCCAAGTGGATCGCATGCTCGAGAAAGCCCGCCGACGGAAGGTGTGGCTGAAGAGCGGTGGCTACATCATCATTGATGAAGCAGAAGCATTGACCGCCATCGACGTGAACACAGGCAAATTCGTGGGCAAGGACGATCAGGAGAAGATGATCCTGAAAACGAATCTCGAGGCGGCTCGGGTGATTGCCCGCGAACTCAAACTCCGCGACATCGGCGGCCTGATCGTGATCGATTTCATCGACATGCGCGATCCCCGCAATCGCGAGACCTTACTCAACGAATTCCGGGCCTATCTCAAAAAAGACCATGCGAAAACGGCGGTCTCGAATATCAGCGAGTTTGGCCTCGTGGAGATGACTCGCAAGCGAGTGCGGCAAAGCCTGCGCAAGACCCTCTTTACGGACTGCCCCTACTGCCAGGGAGCCGGCATCGTCCTCAACGAGCAACAGATCTGGATTAAGATAAAGTATGACATTGTCGCCAAGCTCGCGAAATACGTCCCAGCGCCCGACTTGCGTGTGATTGTGCATCCTCAAGTGAAATCCTTCATTGAGCGCAATTATCGGGAGGTGGTGCGGCGCCTCGAAAAGAAGTATTCTGCACAGATTTCCATCTGTGATGACAAGACCATCCACATAGAGAACTATCGGTTCGAAGTGCTCCAGCACCCGAATTCACGCCCGGTGGAGGAGCTGCAATCCCAAGCGGAGGAGACCAAGCCGACAACCGTTGTCACCCTCGAAGAGCCAGAAACGTTTGAGAATCAAGCACCGCCGGATTCCTCCGCTCCGAGCTCTGAGGAGGAACCGTCACCTTCTTTGGCTTAGAGCTGCACTCCTTGCGTGGGGCTGTAGTGCAAGGGATTGGTTTGTGCACAGCTCTTTTGCGGGTTCAACGGGCAAGTTGCTGGGCCGGGTTGAATGGCGGCGTCAAGAGTGTTGGATCGAGCTTCGATCCTGCGGACAAAGTAAGGGAGGGAGAACACCTTGTGGCGGAGTGTTGGTGGGTGAGCCACAACGAACGCCACGGGATGGAATCTCGTTGAAGTCCGCTCCAGAGGGTGAACATCATTTCGGAATGCGCACCACGATTCTTATCGCCGCACTCATAGTCGCGCTGAAATTGGCAGTGGCGGCTTCCGCCCAGTCCGAGGTTCTGTGTTCTACGCTCTTGCCAACAGGAGAAGAAACAACCGCTCCGGCGCTATCGGAATTCTCAGTCCAGCAGGCGGCCTCGTCGGAAGCGCGAATGCTTTTGCCCGCCTATCCCTTGCGTTCGCCCGGTGGACGGCCCCTCCGCGAACCCGATGACAACTGGGTAGAAGCGACTCTTGCGCGCATGACGCTCGATGACAAACTTGGGCAAATGATCATGCCCTCCTACAGCGCGTCCACCGCGGATAGCATGGTCACCACCTATCGGGTGGGGGGATTCATTTTCTTGGGCAACTCGAATATCGCATCGGACCTGCATGCTGCCACAACCCACCTCCAAGGAATTACGTCGGTGCCATTGATCTTTGCGATTGATTGCGAAGCCGGGCTTGGCGCGCGGGTGACAAATGCTACCCGCATGCCACTTAACATGGCAGTGGGGGCTTCTCAGCGTAAGGATCTTGCGGGCCTTGCCGGCCGGGTCACTGCTCGCGAGTGCAGATCCGTCGGTATCCACATTGGTTTTGGGCCGGTGCTCGACGTCAACACGGAGCCCATCAACCCCATCATTGGGGTTCGCTCTTATAGCGATTCTCCGCAACTCGTCGCGAAAATGGCGGAAGCGTACGTCGAAGGGGCGCGCAGCGAAGGGTTGCTATGTACGTTCAAACACTTCCCCGGCCACGGCGCCACCACCGGTGACTCCCACAATTCTTTGCCCGTCGTGAGCATTCCGTGCGACGAATTGGAAGCTAATCACGTTTTCCCCTATCGCGAGCTACTCGGGCGCGGACTTGGCGATCTTGTGATGAGTGCGCACGTTTGGTATGAATGCCTCGATCCGGGAAGCACAGCTTGGCCCGCCACTCTTTCCACGAATGCGCTGACGGGGATTTTGCGCACGGAGCTCGGCTACCAAGGGGCGGTCATTTCGGATTCATTCGGGATGGCAGGGCTTCTGCAGGCAGCAAACACCTACGATGCCGCTCGGATTGGCGTGCAAGCCGGACTCGACATTATCCTCATGCCGACGAACGTAAGCGATGCCATTGCGGGGTTACGCGATGCGGTGCAGGGCGGACAGATTCCGCAGGCGCGCATTGACCAAGCTGTGCGGCGAATCCTTCGCCTGAAAAGTCGTGTCGGAATGCCGGAGGAAACCACAGTGCCCGCGAGCCGAATGACGGCCACAATTGGTCACCCGGATCATCTTGCGATCGCAGCCGCGCTTGCGCAGAGCGCCATCTGTACGGCTCGCGTCCAACCCGGCGAGTTTCCGATCCAGCCGCAGCACAAGGTGCTTTGCCTCTCGCTCGATGCCTCGTCCTCGATCTTCTATCTCTACTCGGGAAGCTTTTTCATGAACGCCTTTGCGGAGCTGCATGCGAATGTGACGACGCAAACGGTCAGTACCTCAATCAGTGCTTCGCAACGTGCAGCAATCGTCTCCAATTCCGCTAACTTTGACCGCGTCGTTGTGATCAGTCGCGACTGGAAGCCAACAATCGCGTCTGCTCAGGTGGCCCTTGTCCAAGCCCTGATCGATGCCGGACGTTCTGTTGCCTACTGCTCGTTCGGGAGCCCGTACCACATCAACCAGTTTGCGAATCTCCGCAATTTCTACTGTGGATTCTCAAGCCACTACGAGACGCAGCGGGAGATGGCGCGTGTGTTGCTTGGGCTGTCGCAGCCGCAGGGGACGTGGCCGGTTGTGCAGCCCGACGGCTCTCCTCCAGCGCCTTGGCGTGAGCAAATTCCGACCGCGTCTTCCGTCACGGACTGGGATGCTTATGTGGAAAAAGCCGCCGAGCGGTAGAGAGATGCGAGAGGGAAGTTAAAGCGTGATCCACTGGGGGGTGTGAGAAGAGCCACTTTGTGATTGGAGAAAACAATTCGGAGCTTCGCAGGTGGTGGAGAAGCGCTTAGGGGTCAACCGACCCGCTGTGCTTCTTGTGCGGCGAGATCTTCCTCCAGCATGTAGCGACGGAAGAAGTCGTAGAATTGTGTGTGATGTCGCACGCTTGAGAAATCCCATGTAATATGCGGGGGAACCAGAATGAACGCGCCCGTTTCGTCATCTGTCCATCCGCTATGAGCACCGAGTTCGTAGGAGTAGCTCACGTTGCCGGAGGGACTGCCGCCACCCCAAAAGCAGATATCGCCGGCACGTGGGTAGAGCGTGAGGCGCCGAATGTCTTCCATAATGCGTTTGCGATTCGGAGACCGGTCGAAAGGCAGCCACCCCTCAGTCCTCACAGAATAGGAGCCCAAGTAGGCTCGTCCAAGGCGCGACTTGACGATCACGTCGCCTGAAGCGGTACGCATGGAAATCATTCCAATTGCAGGATGTGTGCTGAGACGATCCGTCAGGCCGGGGTGCATTTGCTCAATCTCTTCATAAGTGAGCGGACGCTCGATGTGGGTCC
Coding sequences within it:
- a CDS encoding Beta-hexosaminidase, GH3 family, yielding MRTTILIAALIVALKLAVAASAQSEVLCSTLLPTGEETTAPALSEFSVQQAASSEARMLLPAYPLRSPGGRPLREPDDNWVEATLARMTLDDKLGQMIMPSYSASTADSMVTTYRVGGFIFLGNSNIASDLHAATTHLQGITSVPLIFAIDCEAGLGARVTNATRMPLNMAVGASQRKDLAGLAGRVTARECRSVGIHIGFGPVLDVNTEPINPIIGVRSYSDSPQLVAKMAEAYVEGARSEGLLCTFKHFPGHGATTGDSHNSLPVVSIPCDELEANHVFPYRELLGRGLGDLVMSAHVWYECLDPGSTAWPATLSTNALTGILRTELGYQGAVISDSFGMAGLLQAANTYDAARIGVQAGLDIILMPTNVSDAIAGLRDAVQGGQIPQARIDQAVRRILRLKSRVGMPEETTVPASRMTATIGHPDHLAIAAALAQSAICTARVQPGEFPIQPQHKVLCLSLDASSSIFYLYSGSFFMNAFAELHANVTTQTVSTSISASQRAAIVSNSANFDRVVVISRDWKPTIASAQVALVQALIDAGRSVAYCSFGSPYHINQFANLRNFYCGFSSHYETQREMARVLLGLSQPQGTWPVVQPDGSPPAPWREQIPTASSVTDWDAYVEKAAER
- a CDS encoding Cytoplasmic axial filament protein CafA and Ribonuclease G; translation: MKRVLINVEDRELRVAILEDDQLTEFYIESLEDKTILNNIYKGRVEGVLPGLSAAFVNIGLERNAFLHFDDVRPDLRLQLWTEKQGEAAAATEEAAPSEYQPTEEELAVVATTTATPSEVPTEVAVKEPQMETRKSRRRRRGRRGGKKRFAGTQQPQPSNHAASTSTGGASFPPAASAPEQATQPPIQQGAIPSAEVQQAEPPSNVAPSTSREQRRRQRKKNRRAQPNQQRQQHPHPPRSQWTPPRPGADVIPGTRAATNPYDVFTPFAKPKKQNNQKSRRKGERQKTSQSGTATSYIFTPTTLPPDVALDKDSQEDFFGPKKSDEGWTGSDPHSAAGHENAGGGSEANKRTRRSSGRRRVVKRRGPAEYAVRRKKSSEPEPTEGASAAKKRTSSKRTSSTKSRATESSTRGKTSKTQRKKAATQTQTSKADEAPKRSRSARKTKSEKSQAEPIAGEAPVAGTLGGLPTDTKEQVSPVAELAALELAQSEVEQPAPKRSTRSRKKVKQQAPASAPTRPEVPSSPAGEQKPPTEEVRETATTEEKPRRRSTRGTRQRRKAEAGVAETAPTAVPQEEVALSQPEAPPALEPRTHEVQAPEVGAAGKATAVPSATGQDETETLGEGPVVAETVTELLSPVAVRETPEAVADQLPTESVAPPEKKQTRTGRSRREQARRRRERARAKTQEAVAPPSETTGEIPEASQQERVLETQAPLQVSIPELLVEAPELEVAAASAVEQEAEEVAEVVPEWIAEERVSEAELAAPSASTAVVEPLQPAAVPPARVHPRRIPSVPEALHKGDEIMVQVIKEEIGLKGARISTYLSLPGRYLVLLPYAREEGGVSRRVESVEERKRLKRLLRQIREERGLKDIGFIVRTAGVDRGEAEIRKDVDFLLNEWRKVQEREATSRAPALLYDDSDILYRLCRDVFDESISEILIDSRTEAENLRAILTNMIPELVDRVKVYEGVENIFSHFQVDRMLEKARRRKVWLKSGGYIIIDEAEALTAIDVNTGKFVGKDDQEKMILKTNLEAARVIARELKLRDIGGLIVIDFIDMRDPRNRETLLNEFRAYLKKDHAKTAVSNISEFGLVEMTRKRVRQSLRKTLFTDCPYCQGAGIVLNEQQIWIKIKYDIVAKLAKYVPAPDLRVIVHPQVKSFIERNYREVVRRLEKKYSAQISICDDKTIHIENYRFEVLQHPNSRPVEELQSQAEETKPTTVVTLEEPETFENQAPPDSSAPSSEEEPSPSLA